The Benincasa hispida cultivar B227 chromosome 9, ASM972705v1, whole genome shotgun sequence genome has a segment encoding these proteins:
- the LOC120086782 gene encoding protein DOWNY MILDEW RESISTANCE 6-like, with protein MMSNMSQMKVVSNWMDVESVPENYVFPSEKRPTVAVKTTISVLDLATDDRTFLFQNILDITRDLGFFQVINHGVSKELINKTMMVFKEFHAMSSEEKERECSKDPNKSCKFYTSSVNYETEQAHSWRDVSQFDCHPLEKYIHFWPEKPLNFREVVGEYCIEMRKLACKILEVISEGLGLGRDYFKSEMSEHSSLLVNHYPPCPNPSLTLGLFPHCDPNFITILFQDINGLQVFKNGQWIDVDPIDDALIVNFGYFLEIISNGNFKATEHRVMTNTKTYRQTLVYLVFPKNDATIEPAKNLINEVDPPQYRSINCKEFMGEYFYMPRDREVVIKYLTSTNLNESV; from the exons ATGATGAGCAACATGTCACAGATGAAGGTTGTGTCAAATTGGATGGATGTTGAATCAGTCCCAGAAAATTATGTCTTTCCATCGGAGAAGAGGCCCACTGTCGCTGTGAAGACGACGATCTCCGTACTTGATTTGGCCACAGACGATCGAACCTTTCTCTTCCAAAACATTCTTGACATTACTCGAGATCTCGGATTTTTTCAG GTGATAAACCATGGAGTGtcaaaagagttgataaacaaAACGATGATGGTTTTCAAAGAGTTTCATGCCATGTCGTCTGAAGAAAAAGAGAGGGAATGTTCCAAAGACCCCAATAAAAGTTGCAAATTTTATACAAGCTCTGTAAATTATGAGACTGAACAAGCTCACAGCTGGAGAGATGTTTCACAATTCGATTGTCATCCTTTGGAAAAGTATATTCATTTTTGGCCTGAAAAACCCCTTAACTTCAG GGAGGTGGTTGGAGAATATTGTATTGAAATGAGAAAACTTGCTTGCAAGATATTGGAGGTGATTAGTGAAGGGTTGGGACTTGGGAGAGACTACTTTAAGAGTGAAATGAGTGAACATTCATCATTGTTGGTAAACCATTACCCACCATGCCCAAACCCTAGCTTGACTTTGGGATTGTTCCCACATTGCGATCCAAACTTCATCACCATTTTGTTTCAAGATATCAATGGCCTTCAAGTTTTCAAGAATGGTCAATGGATTGATGTTGATCCCATTGATGATGCCCTTATCGTAAACTTTGGCTATTTTCTCGAG ATAATTAGCAACGGAAATTTTAAAGCAACGGAACATCGAGTCATGACGAATACAAAGACGTATCGACAAACCTTAGTCTATCTCGTTTTTCCTAAAAACGATGCGACTATAGAACCAGCAAAAAACCTGATAAATGAAGTTGATCCTCCACAATATCGCTCCATCAATTGCAAAGAATTCATGGGAGAATATTTTTATATGCCAAGAGATAGAGAGGTAGTGATTAAGTATTTAACTTCAACCAATCTTAATGAGAGTGTCTAA